Proteins from a single region of Rhodobacteraceae bacterium LMO-JJ12:
- a CDS encoding NAD(P)-binding protein, with protein MNDLSTERKLTFRRFEEGETPADWDLEEKIFVADTSYKCPTYVHKTPPCQGACPSGHEIRGWLAIARGMDKPPVEGMAWQEYAFQRMAQANPFPATMGRVCPAPCEAGCNRNEVDDYVGINAVEQYVGDWANQNGVKMGAPGVATGRKVAVIGGGPAGLSAAYFLRLDGHEVSIFEAHEHLGGMMRYGIPGYRTPRDMLESEIGRIIDMGVDVHLSTRIGEDVSIEKLEAAFDAIYWAIGAQNGRPLPVPGWEGTENCINGIEFLDAFNEGYVFGTAQKVVVVGGGDTSIDVASVARRLGHITHPGIPERNDGTVIDFTSHDVASSLTREGMQATLTSLFPIDQMTAAERERDDAKREGIDLRGGVMPLEVIKDAQGRATGLRMCECTMKGMVPEPVEGTEFEIEADIIIAAIGQMGDFSGLEGFANERGFIDIEGPYKVKGRDKHFAGGDIVKPHLLTTAIGHGRIGAEIITDFLDDGEVAKRPKVDVHHFNLMEELHQRGKQPEAYDHSQTRGTNTANFAIHNYEDRGSNQIIPHSELFKGHFGYVKRELREEVHIEGDAVLGNFEERIIGFSEEQAQKEGERCMSCGMCLECDNCVIYCPQDAVHRVPKADRTVGRYVYTDYNACIGCHICADVCPSGYIKMGLGE; from the coding sequence ATGAATGACCTGAGCACCGAGCGCAAGCTGACTTTTCGCCGCTTTGAGGAGGGCGAGACTCCGGCGGATTGGGATCTGGAAGAGAAGATTTTTGTCGCAGACACCTCCTATAAATGCCCGACCTATGTGCACAAGACGCCGCCGTGCCAGGGGGCCTGTCCTTCGGGGCATGAAATTCGCGGCTGGCTGGCGATTGCGCGCGGCATGGACAAGCCGCCGGTCGAGGGTATGGCGTGGCAGGAATATGCGTTTCAGCGGATGGCGCAGGCCAATCCGTTTCCGGCCACCATGGGGCGGGTTTGTCCCGCGCCTTGCGAAGCAGGCTGCAATCGCAACGAGGTGGATGACTATGTTGGGATCAACGCGGTCGAGCAATATGTCGGCGACTGGGCCAATCAGAATGGCGTGAAAATGGGTGCGCCGGGGGTGGCGACGGGGCGCAAGGTGGCGGTGATCGGGGGCGGGCCGGCGGGTTTGTCGGCGGCGTATTTCCTGCGCCTTGATGGCCATGAGGTGTCGATTTTCGAGGCGCATGAGCATCTGGGCGGGATGATGCGCTATGGTATTCCGGGCTATCGCACGCCGCGCGACATGCTTGAGAGCGAGATTGGGCGGATCATCGACATGGGGGTCGATGTGCATTTGAGCACGCGGATCGGTGAGGACGTGAGCATCGAGAAGCTGGAAGCGGCCTTTGATGCGATCTATTGGGCGATTGGCGCGCAGAACGGTCGCCCGCTGCCTGTTCCGGGCTGGGAAGGCACCGAGAACTGTATCAACGGGATCGAATTTCTCGATGCGTTCAACGAGGGCTATGTATTTGGGACGGCTCAGAAAGTCGTGGTTGTAGGTGGGGGCGATACCTCGATCGACGTGGCCAGCGTGGCGCGCCGTTTGGGCCATATCACCCATCCGGGGATTCCCGAGCGCAATGACGGCACGGTGATTGATTTTACCAGCCATGATGTGGCCTCAAGCCTGACCCGTGAGGGGATGCAGGCGACGCTGACCTCGCTGTTTCCGATTGATCAGATGACGGCGGCCGAGCGCGAGCGCGACGACGCCAAGCGCGAGGGGATCGACCTGCGCGGCGGGGTGATGCCGCTGGAGGTGATCAAGGATGCGCAAGGCCGCGCCACGGGGTTGCGGATGTGCGAATGCACCATGAAGGGGATGGTGCCCGAGCCGGTGGAAGGCACGGAATTTGAGATAGAGGCCGATATCATAATCGCCGCGATCGGCCAGATGGGTGATTTCAGCGGGCTGGAGGGGTTCGCCAACGAACGCGGGTTCATCGACATCGAGGGGCCTTACAAGGTCAAGGGGCGCGACAAGCATTTCGCCGGTGGCGACATCGTCAAGCCGCACCTGTTGACCACCGCCATCGGCCACGGGCGGATCGGGGCCGAGATCATCACCGATTTTCTGGATGATGGCGAAGTGGCCAAACGCCCGAAAGTGGACGTGCATCATTTCAACCTGATGGAAGAGTTGCACCAGCGCGGCAAACAGCCGGAAGCCTATGACCACAGCCAGACGCGCGGCACCAATACCGCGAATTTCGCGATACACAATTACGAGGATCGTGGCAGCAACCAGATCATCCCGCATAGTGAGCTTTTCAAGGGGCATTTCGGCTATGTGAAACGCGAGTTGCGCGAAGAGGTGCATATCGAGGGCGATGCCGTTCTGGGCAACTTTGAGGAACGCATCATCGGCTTTTCCGAGGAGCAGGCGCAAAAGGAGGGTGAACGCTGTATGTCGTGCGGCATGTGCCTGGAGTGCGACAACTGTGTGATCTATTGCCCGCAGGACGCGGTGCATCGCGTGCCCAAGGCCGACCGCACGGTCGGGCGCTATGTCTATACCGATTACAACGCCTGTATCGGCTGCCACATCTGCGCCGATGTCTGCCCGTCGGGCTATATCAAGATGGGGCTTGGGGAGTAG
- a CDS encoding 4Fe-4S dicluster domain-containing protein yields MTRRDLLRSGAAVATATLAPGVTLMAFGGSSAEAAGADAGKRWGLLIDVSKCKDDCSACVSACSEENGWGGGDSPETDAQWIRKLTLTSKATGHQANMPMMCQHCEEPPCVDVCPTGASMKRADGIVLVDKHTCIGCRYCMMACPFKARSFVHEPVINQKSHAPRGQGTVESCTLCVHRVDKGGTPACVEACAAAGHEAIIFGDLKDPTSEIAKRLAAFPSSALRPDLDLNPGVRYTQLGQG; encoded by the coding sequence ATGACACGGCGCGATTTGTTGCGCAGCGGTGCAGCCGTGGCCACTGCGACATTGGCACCGGGTGTGACGCTGATGGCGTTTGGCGGATCGTCAGCCGAGGCGGCGGGTGCGGACGCGGGCAAACGCTGGGGCCTGTTGATCGACGTGAGCAAATGCAAGGACGATTGCAGCGCCTGTGTGAGCGCGTGTTCGGAAGAAAACGGCTGGGGCGGCGGCGACAGCCCGGAAACCGATGCGCAATGGATCCGCAAGCTGACGTTGACCAGCAAGGCGACCGGGCATCAGGCGAACATGCCGATGATGTGCCAGCATTGCGAGGAACCGCCCTGTGTCGATGTTTGCCCGACGGGGGCGAGCATGAAGCGGGCGGACGGGATCGTGCTGGTCGATAAACATACCTGTATCGGTTGCCGCTATTGCATGATGGCGTGTCCGTTCAAGGCGCGTAGTTTCGTGCATGAGCCGGTGATCAACCAGAAGAGCCACGCGCCGCGCGGGCAGGGCACGGTGGAAAGCTGTACGCTTTGTGTGCATCGCGTGGATAAGGGCGGCACGCCTGCTTGCGTCGAGGCCTGTGCGGCGGCGGGGCATGAGGCGATCATTTTCGGCGATCTGAAAGATCCGACAAGCGAGATTGCCAAGCGTCTGGCGGCGTTCCCTTCAAGTGCGTTGCGCCCCGATCTCGATCTGAATCCCGGGGTTCGTTACACGCAGCTTGGACAGGGGTAA
- the nrfD gene encoding polysulfide reductase NrfD, with translation MTERTIYREIKATRAVWGVALLLMAFIVSAGAAVLYVEHYGHIATGMTNQVVWGLPHVFAIFLIVAASGALNAASIASVFGKAPYKPIARLSAVLAMSLLIGGLAVLVLDLGRPDRLLVAMTTYNFKSIFAWNIYLYTGFLVVVAVYLAVQMSRLDYRYVRVAGTVAFLWRLALTTGTGSIFGWLVARPGYDAAIMAPLFIAMSFSFGLAVFILVLVALFRLTGRAIGAVLMHRLGQLLALFAMVVLYFTAVQHLTALYAAEHAGFERFILLEGGHVTWAFWLGQVVIGGLLPIALIYLPYIREAKSEPIWASILVIIGGLAQVYVIVVGGQLYPLEMLPGYEVSSSFYDGEVASYAPKWPEVLLGLGGVALALVIVGVAAKVLRILPTNLRDANVPGN, from the coding sequence ATGACAGAGCGCACGATTTATCGCGAAATCAAGGCCACGAGGGCGGTTTGGGGTGTGGCGTTGTTGCTGATGGCGTTCATCGTGTCGGCGGGGGCGGCGGTGTTATATGTCGAACACTATGGGCATATCGCCACCGGTATGACCAATCAGGTGGTTTGGGGCCTGCCGCATGTGTTTGCCATTTTTCTCATTGTGGCGGCGTCGGGGGCTTTGAATGCGGCGTCGATTGCCAGCGTGTTTGGCAAAGCACCATATAAGCCGATTGCGCGCCTATCTGCGGTGCTGGCGATGTCTCTGCTGATCGGGGGGCTGGCGGTTCTGGTGCTTGATCTGGGGCGGCCTGACCGGTTGCTGGTGGCGATGACCACCTATAATTTCAAGTCGATCTTTGCCTGGAATATCTATCTTTATACCGGCTTTCTGGTGGTGGTGGCGGTTTACCTTGCCGTGCAGATGAGCCGCCTGGACTACAGATATGTGCGGGTTGCGGGGACGGTTGCTTTCCTGTGGCGGCTGGCGCTGACCACCGGGACCGGCTCGATCTTTGGCTGGCTGGTGGCGCGACCGGGGTATGATGCGGCGATCATGGCACCGCTGTTTATTGCGATGTCCTTCAGCTTTGGGCTGGCGGTGTTCATTCTTGTGCTGGTGGCGCTGTTCAGGCTGACCGGGCGGGCGATTGGCGCAGTGCTGATGCATCGGCTGGGTCAGCTTCTTGCGCTGTTTGCCATGGTGGTTTTGTATTTTACCGCCGTGCAGCATTTGACGGCGCTCTATGCCGCCGAACATGCCGGGTTTGAGCGTTTCATCCTGTTGGAAGGTGGCCATGTGACCTGGGCATTCTGGCTGGGGCAGGTGGTGATTGGTGGGCTGCTGCCGATTGCGCTGATCTATCTGCCATATATCCGCGAGGCGAAATCAGAACCGATCTGGGCGTCGATCCTTGTTATCATTGGCGGGCTGGCGCAGGTCTATGTGATCGTGGTGGGCGGGCAGCTTTATCCGCTGGAGATGCTGCCGGGATATGAGGTTTCCAGTAGCTTTTACGATGGAGAGGTGGCCAGCTATGCGCCGAAATGGCCAGAAGTTTTGCTGGGGCTGGGCGGTGTGGCGCTGGCGCTTGTGATCGTGGGGGTGGCGGCAAAAGTCTTGCGCATATTGCCGACCAACTTGAGGGATGCCAATGTGCCCGGCAACTGA
- a CDS encoding glycosyl transferase family protein translates to MNAQAPHPFSKFVAILGRGKTKQRHLTLEESEEAMEMLLSGQALPEQIGAFLMLLRLKEEAPEEIAGFAIGARQTFDLPKEMPEVDIDWSSYAGKRIQLPWFVLSVLALVNAGYSVCLHGTEGHTPGRLYTREVLESLGFPAAASLVEAGEHIEARKFAYVPLEVMSPTLRHLIDLRPVFGLRSPVHSFSRMLNPFDAPTVMQGIFHRGFMDIHAGAARLMGIENMAVFRGEGGEVERRPNKPTQVWRTHGNAEPLVETWPQRLPEGHQPPDDQMALERLVDVWRGDVDDAYATATIIGTIAITLRTMGKAGSIEEAEAAAGALWQARDNGFLPYQT, encoded by the coding sequence ATGAACGCACAAGCCCCACATCCGTTTTCCAAATTCGTCGCCATTCTGGGCCGCGGCAAGACCAAGCAACGCCACCTGACGCTTGAAGAAAGCGAAGAGGCGATGGAAATGCTGTTGAGTGGGCAGGCGCTGCCCGAGCAGATCGGGGCGTTTCTGATGCTCTTGCGGCTCAAGGAGGAAGCGCCCGAAGAGATCGCGGGCTTTGCCATCGGGGCGCGGCAGACGTTCGATTTGCCCAAGGAGATGCCAGAGGTCGATATCGACTGGTCCTCTTACGCGGGCAAGCGGATCCAGCTGCCTTGGTTTGTGCTGTCGGTACTCGCGCTGGTGAATGCGGGTTATTCGGTTTGTCTGCATGGCACGGAAGGGCATACGCCGGGGCGGCTCTATACTCGCGAGGTGTTGGAGAGCTTGGGCTTTCCGGCGGCGGCATCTCTGGTCGAGGCAGGTGAGCATATCGAGGCGCGCAAATTTGCCTATGTGCCGCTGGAAGTGATGAGCCCGACGCTGCGCCATCTGATTGATTTGCGGCCGGTTTTTGGTCTGCGCTCGCCGGTGCATTCGTTTTCGCGCATGCTGAACCCGTTTGATGCGCCCACGGTGATGCAGGGGATCTTCCATCGTGGCTTCATGGATATTCACGCGGGTGCGGCGCGCCTGATGGGGATCGAAAACATGGCGGTGTTTCGCGGCGAGGGCGGTGAGGTGGAGCGGCGGCCCAATAAGCCGACGCAGGTTTGGAGGACGCACGGCAACGCGGAACCGCTGGTCGAGACATGGCCGCAGCGTCTACCCGAGGGGCATCAGCCGCCGGATGACCAAATGGCGCTGGAGCGGTTGGTGGATGTTTGGCGCGGCGACGTGGATGACGCCTATGCCACGGCGACGATCATCGGCACGATTGCGATAACGCTGCGCACGATGGGCAAGGCGGGGTCGATTGAGGAGGCCGAAGCGGCGGCGGGCGCGCTTTGGCAGGCACGCGACAATGGCTTTCTGCCCTATCAGACATGA
- a CDS encoding cobyrinate a,c-diamide synthase — protein sequence MTHAPRFMISAAHKSSGKTVVSMGLSAAFRAGGVDISTFKKGPDYIDPMWLAAASGRACYNLDFNAMEPEEITRFFCERSGGLSLVEANKGLYDGVEPDGSDANAALAKLLSLPVVLVIDTLGMSRGIAPLLLGYRAFDEEVNIAGVILNKVGGARHEAKLVRAVETYSGLPVLGSVWRNAGLEIGERHLGLTPPSETDERDAIVARIGEIVGGSVDLERVRKLANGAPDFEGAPHVRPVEKPGEGLRIGYARDAAFGFYYPDDLEAFEAAGAVLVPIDMTREEELPDIDGLFIGGGFPEMRAGELAANVSMRRSLKAALEAGLPCYAECGGLMYLCEGIDWGADSYEMVSFIPGRAKMHARPQGRGYVRYDCTAANPWGSAGREIRAHEFHYASLDGLPEGLTFARKITRGHGTDGARDAIVMGNTVAGFIHLRNTAQVPWVAAFLSFVGRCKGRVCEF from the coding sequence ATGACCCACGCCCCGCGCTTCATGATCTCGGCGGCGCACAAGTCATCGGGCAAGACGGTGGTGTCGATGGGGCTTTCGGCAGCGTTCCGCGCGGGCGGAGTGGATATTTCGACCTTCAAGAAGGGGCCGGACTATATCGACCCGATGTGGCTCGCGGCGGCGAGCGGGCGGGCTTGTTACAACCTTGATTTCAATGCGATGGAGCCGGAGGAAATCACGCGATTTTTCTGCGAAAGATCGGGAGGTCTGTCGTTAGTAGAGGCCAACAAGGGGCTTTATGACGGGGTGGAGCCGGATGGCTCGGACGCCAATGCGGCGCTGGCCAAACTGCTGAGTTTGCCCGTGGTTCTGGTGATCGACACGTTGGGGATGAGCCGGGGGATTGCGCCGCTCTTGCTGGGCTATCGCGCCTTTGATGAAGAGGTAAATATCGCCGGTGTGATCCTGAACAAGGTGGGGGGCGCACGCCATGAGGCCAAGTTGGTGCGCGCCGTTGAAACCTATTCGGGTCTGCCGGTTCTGGGGTCGGTCTGGCGCAATGCGGGGCTTGAGATTGGCGAGCGGCATCTGGGGCTGACGCCGCCCAGCGAGACCGACGAACGCGATGCCATCGTGGCGCGGATTGGCGAAATCGTGGGCGGGTCGGTTGATCTGGAGCGGGTGCGAAAACTGGCGAATGGGGCACCTGATTTCGAGGGTGCGCCGCATGTAAGACCTGTCGAGAAGCCGGGAGAGGGGCTTAGGATCGGTTATGCGCGCGATGCGGCTTTTGGATTTTATTACCCTGACGATCTGGAGGCGTTCGAGGCGGCGGGGGCCGTTTTGGTGCCGATTGATATGACGCGGGAGGAGGAACTGCCGGATATTGACGGGCTGTTCATCGGTGGCGGGTTTCCCGAGATGCGGGCCGGGGAGTTGGCGGCGAATGTGAGCATGCGCAGATCGCTGAAAGCGGCGCTGGAGGCGGGCTTGCCGTGCTATGCGGAATGTGGCGGCTTGATGTATCTTTGCGAGGGGATCGATTGGGGCGCGGACAGTTATGAGATGGTTAGCTTCATTCCGGGGCGTGCGAAGATGCATGCGCGTCCGCAGGGGCGCGGCTATGTGCGCTATGACTGCACGGCGGCCAATCCCTGGGGGAGTGCGGGGCGGGAAATCCGTGCACATGAGTTTCACTATGCGTCGCTGGACGGGCTGCCCGAGGGGCTGACTTTTGCGCGAAAGATCACACGTGGGCATGGCACCGATGGCGCGCGTGACGCGATTGTGATGGGCAATACCGTGGCCGGGTTCATCCATCTGCGCAACACCGCGCAGGTGCCTTGGGTTGCCGCGTTTTTGAGTTTTGTGGGACGATGCAAGGGGAGGGTTTGCGAGTTTTGA
- a CDS encoding sulfurtransferase TusA family protein has protein sequence MADQLLDAKGLNCPLPILKAKKALKGMSAGEILEIQATDPGSVADFAAFCNQTGNQLLSQSNEGDVYKFEIKRA, from the coding sequence ATGGCCGATCAACTGTTGGACGCGAAAGGGCTGAACTGCCCGCTGCCGATCTTGAAAGCAAAGAAAGCCCTCAAAGGCATGAGCGCCGGTGAAATATTGGAAATCCAGGCCACCGATCCTGGCTCGGTCGCCGATTTTGCCGCCTTCTGCAATCAGACCGGCAACCAGCTTCTGAGCCAGTCAAACGAAGGCGATGTCTACAAGTTCGAGATCAAACGCGCCTGA
- a CDS encoding DsrE/DsrF/DrsH-like family protein, translating to MKDSNDLENAKSMSIIVTKGSLDWAYPPFILATTAAAMDVDVTMFFTFYGLPLLKKELNMKFTTLGNAAMEMPMMGAHMPMPNLMGMMPGAGALAGTMMKNLMKKKGVASIEDLREAAIDLDIRMIGCQMTLDLFEYKREDMIDEMEIGGAATYMENALKSDINLFI from the coding sequence ATGAAGGATAGCAACGATCTGGAGAATGCCAAGAGCATGTCGATCATCGTCACCAAGGGGTCGTTGGATTGGGCCTACCCGCCCTTCATCCTCGCCACCACTGCGGCTGCGATGGATGTCGACGTAACCATGTTCTTCACTTTCTACGGTCTGCCGCTCCTGAAAAAAGAGCTGAACATGAAATTCACCACGTTGGGCAATGCCGCCATGGAGATGCCGATGATGGGCGCGCACATGCCGATGCCCAACCTCATGGGCATGATGCCCGGCGCTGGCGCTCTGGCCGGCACGATGATGAAAAACCTGATGAAAAAGAAGGGCGTCGCCTCAATCGAGGACCTGCGCGAAGCCGCGATCGATCTCGATATTCGCATGATCGGCTGTCAGATGACACTGGATCTGTTTGAGTATAAACGCGAAGACATGATCGACGAAATGGAAATCGGCGGCGCCGCCACCTATATGGAAAACGCGCTGAAATCCGATATCAACCTATTCATCTGA
- a CDS encoding metalloregulator ArsR/SmtB family transcription factor, translating into MDLSVLEKNSGRASQLLRVMSNEKRLMILCNLLEGERSVQELQVATGLGQSTVSQQLAVLRGERIVAHRRDAQSVIYRIDSDEAIAILQTLHALYCAAPG; encoded by the coding sequence ATGGATCTGAGTGTTCTTGAAAAAAACTCCGGCAGGGCCAGCCAGCTTTTGCGGGTGATGTCGAACGAGAAGCGGCTGATGATCCTGTGCAATCTTCTGGAAGGCGAACGCTCGGTTCAGGAATTGCAGGTTGCCACGGGGCTGGGGCAATCGACGGTTTCGCAACAACTGGCGGTGCTGCGCGGCGAACGCATCGTGGCGCACCGGCGCGATGCGCAATCGGTGATCTATCGCATCGACAGCGATGAGGCGATCGCTATCTTGCAGACGCTGCACGCGCTTTATTGCGCGGCGCCGGGATGA
- a CDS encoding YeeE/YedE family protein — MIEAWKEAAVENAAFYVGWGGLLIGVVFGAIVARTNFCTMGSLSDIANFGDWRRFRAWLLAVAVAMIGVLWIERSGIADMSSSLYVTSQLMWGGHILGGLIFGIGMVFSGGCVSKNLVRAGAGDLRALIVLWMIGATAYMTIGGVLAESRVAFVDATSFDMGSAGLADNRINTILSGLTGMAAETATWLSVVVIAGALLIYCFADRSFRHSPVNLVAGVGIGLCVIAGWLLTAMTFDEFADNPMLASLSYVRPAGDSIDYFMRFTADKVPSFAVTTTAGALLGAFLMAVFQRKFHLATFSDPADTLRNLGGAMLMGFGGVMALGCTIGQAVTGFSTLALGSLLTFVAIVIGGFIGMKIMERMI; from the coding sequence ATGATCGAGGCGTGGAAAGAGGCCGCGGTAGAGAATGCTGCGTTTTACGTTGGCTGGGGTGGGTTACTGATCGGGGTGGTGTTCGGCGCGATTGTGGCGCGCACCAACTTCTGCACCATGGGGTCGCTTTCGGACATTGCCAATTTTGGCGACTGGAGACGGTTTCGCGCCTGGCTGCTGGCGGTGGCGGTGGCGATGATCGGGGTGCTGTGGATAGAGCGCAGCGGCATCGCCGACATGAGCAGCAGCCTCTATGTGACTTCGCAATTGATGTGGGGCGGTCATATTCTGGGTGGTCTGATTTTCGGGATCGGCATGGTTTTTTCCGGCGGCTGTGTCTCCAAGAACCTGGTGCGGGCGGGGGCGGGCGATCTGCGCGCGCTGATCGTGTTGTGGATGATCGGCGCCACCGCCTATATGACCATCGGCGGGGTTCTGGCCGAGAGCCGGGTGGCATTTGTCGATGCGACGAGTTTTGACATGGGGAGCGCCGGGCTTGCTGATAATCGAATAAATACAATCCTTTCCGGTCTGACCGGCATGGCGGCGGAAACCGCCACGTGGCTGAGCGTGGTGGTGATTGCCGGGGCGCTTTTGATTTATTGTTTTGCCGATCGGAGCTTTCGCCACTCGCCTGTCAATCTGGTGGCGGGGGTCGGTATCGGGCTTTGTGTGATTGCCGGGTGGCTGTTGACGGCGATGACCTTTGACGAGTTTGCCGACAACCCGATGCTGGCGTCGCTGAGCTATGTGCGCCCGGCGGGGGACAGCATCGACTATTTCATGCGGTTTACCGCCGACAAGGTGCCGAGCTTTGCCGTGACCACCACGGCGGGCGCGCTTTTGGGGGCGTTCTTGATGGCGGTTTTCCAGCGGAAATTCCACCTCGCCACCTTCTCGGACCCGGCCGATACGCTGCGCAATCTTGGGGGGGCGATGCTGATGGGGTTTGGCGGGGTGATGGCGCTGGGATGTACCATCGGGCAGGCGGTGACCGGGTTTTCGACGCTGGCACTGGGATCGCTTCTGACCTTTGTCGCCATCGTCATCGGCGGATTTATCGGCATGAAGATCATGGAGCGGATGATCTGA
- a CDS encoding P-loop NTPase: MKKVILSRLQTIPVAGVHPDLVMSGMIVEGEVSVTDGKVIIPVHVPDDFSGDLAALQSAIEAKIEPVEGVKNLLVVLTAERAAPKAPEPPRLKKRPTEPKGDDDKRPAMAPIPGIKTILAIASGKGGVGKSTCATNIALGLSQLGLKVGLLDADIYGPSAPKLMGIQEQPRIEGDRVFPIEKYGIKVMSMGFFMEEENPVIWRGPMVVSALMQFTREVDWAGDWGSLDVLVLDMPPGTGDAQLTMAQQTPLTGAVIVSTPQDLALIDARKGLNMFKNVDVPILGIIENMSTFICPHCSKTSDIFGHGGAEEDARRLGVPFLGAIPLHMDIREHSDAGTPVVVSQPDSPHTKVYKSIALKLATRLFPEDDPD; this comes from the coding sequence ATGAAGAAAGTCATCCTCAGCCGCCTGCAAACCATCCCCGTCGCCGGGGTGCATCCCGATCTCGTAATGTCGGGCATGATCGTCGAAGGCGAGGTTTCCGTGACGGACGGCAAAGTCATCATCCCCGTGCATGTCCCCGACGACTTCTCGGGCGATCTCGCCGCACTGCAATCGGCGATCGAGGCCAAGATCGAACCGGTCGAAGGTGTCAAAAACCTGCTCGTCGTCCTCACGGCCGAGCGCGCCGCGCCCAAAGCCCCCGAACCGCCCCGCCTCAAGAAACGCCCCACTGAGCCCAAAGGCGACGACGACAAACGCCCCGCCATGGCGCCCATTCCCGGCATCAAGACAATCCTCGCCATAGCCTCAGGCAAAGGCGGCGTCGGCAAATCCACCTGCGCCACCAACATCGCACTCGGACTGTCGCAACTCGGCCTCAAGGTCGGGCTTCTGGATGCCGATATCTACGGCCCCTCTGCCCCCAAACTGATGGGCATCCAAGAACAACCCCGCATTGAAGGCGACCGGGTGTTCCCGATTGAGAAATACGGCATCAAGGTCATGTCGATGGGCTTCTTCATGGAGGAAGAAAACCCCGTCATCTGGCGCGGTCCCATGGTGGTCTCGGCGCTGATGCAATTCACCCGCGAGGTCGACTGGGCCGGCGATTGGGGCAGCCTTGATGTTCTGGTCCTCGACATGCCGCCGGGCACTGGTGATGCGCAACTCACCATGGCCCAACAAACCCCGCTCACCGGCGCGGTGATCGTCTCCACCCCTCAGGATCTCGCCCTGATTGACGCGCGCAAAGGGCTCAACATGTTCAAGAACGTTGATGTCCCGATCCTCGGCATCATCGAAAACATGAGCACCTTCATCTGCCCGCATTGCTCCAAGACCAGCGACATTTTCGGCCACGGCGGCGCCGAGGAAGACGCCCGCCGTCTCGGCGTTCCCTTTCTTGGCGCCATCCCGCTGCATATGGACATCCGCGAACATTCCGACGCTGGCACGCCCGTCGTGGTCTCCCAACCCGACAGCCCCCACACAAAGGTCTACAAATCCATCGCCCTCAAACTCGCCACCCGCCTCTTCCCCGAAGACGACCCGGACTAG
- a CDS encoding dimethyl sulfoxide reductase anchor subunit, which yields MHPAPSVIIFTAFSGLGFGLLAWLGIGLPPVTGWVAFAFYVLGYGMAVGGLLASVFHLGNKKNAIKAFSQWRSSWLSREGVMAVLALLTLAPYAFAQVFFDTMIRPLGILGAIFCVITVFTTSMIYTQLKSVPRWNTPLTPALFLAFSLGGSALFVDLPRTTAALLTLLGVLQVMVWIKGDAKGQTGDSTIESATGLGRIGKTRLLEPPHSGQNYLLNEMAYTVARKHALKLRFIALIFAVIVPVILLLTLPLTHFIGFLAVLSHLIGLFAARWLFFAEAAHVVRLYYGK from the coding sequence ATGCACCCGGCTCCCTCCGTCATTATCTTCACCGCTTTCTCCGGCTTGGGCTTCGGCCTTCTCGCATGGCTCGGCATCGGCCTGCCGCCAGTCACCGGCTGGGTCGCCTTCGCATTCTACGTGCTGGGCTATGGCATGGCCGTCGGCGGCTTGCTCGCGTCCGTCTTCCACCTCGGCAACAAGAAAAACGCGATCAAGGCGTTCTCGCAATGGCGCTCATCCTGGCTCAGCCGCGAAGGCGTCATGGCCGTGCTCGCGCTACTCACCCTGGCACCCTATGCCTTCGCTCAGGTGTTCTTTGACACCATGATCCGCCCCTTGGGTATCCTCGGCGCGATTTTCTGCGTGATCACCGTCTTCACCACCTCGATGATCTATACCCAGCTCAAATCGGTGCCGCGTTGGAACACCCCGCTCACGCCTGCGCTCTTCCTGGCATTCTCTCTCGGCGGCAGCGCACTCTTCGTCGATCTGCCCCGCACCACAGCCGCCCTCCTCACACTCCTCGGCGTGCTGCAAGTGATGGTATGGATCAAGGGCGATGCCAAAGGCCAAACTGGCGACAGCACCATCGAAAGCGCCACCGGTCTCGGGCGTATCGGCAAGACCCGCCTGCTGGAACCGCCTCATTCGGGCCAGAACTACCTGCTCAACGAAATGGCCTACACGGTCGCGCGCAAACACGCTCTGAAACTGCGCTTCATCGCGCTGATCTTCGCCGTCATTGTGCCGGTCATCCTGCTGCTGACCCTGCCACTCACCCATTTCATCGGCTTTCTGGCCGTGCTCTCACACCTCATCGGCCTCTTTGCCGCGCGCTGGCTGTTCTTTGCCGAAGCCGCCCATGTGGTGCGCCTCTATTATGGCAAGTAA